The genomic window CCAGCGCCCGCTCATTCCCCCATTCTGGCAAGGGGGACGTCGAGGGACAGCGAGGCGAGCGCGGACGAGAGCGCGTTCTCGGCGACGTGGTCGAGGCGCGCGCTGGTGCCGCGGGCCCAGTGGCGTACCTCGGAGCCGGCGAGCGCGATCAGCTGGGGCAGCAGATCGGTGCAGCGGCGGGCCACCCAGGCCGTGCCTGCGGTCGCCAGCCAGGCCGCCTTGGCCACCCGGCTCGGCGTGGGCTGCTCGGGTTCGGCGCCGGGCGGGACGCCGAGGGCGAGGCCCTCCGCGGCGAGCAGCTCGTGGAAGCGGCGGGCGATCATTCGGTGCCCGCGCTCGCCGGGGTGGAGCCGGTCCGCGCTCCACATCGAGCGGTCCTCGACCCAGGCCGCGTCGGCGATGTGCAGGTGGATGGCGCCGTACCGCTCGGACAGGGCGTGGACGACGGCGTTGACCCCCCGCTGGCGGCGGGCGAGCGGCCGGGCGAGCGGACCGGGCAGCGCGAGCATCGTGCCGGGGTCGGGCAGGCACGCGGTCAGCAGCCGGGTGCCGCTTTCGCTGAGCGCCGCGCAGACCTTGTTGAGCCGGACGGCGATGTCATGGATGTCGAACGTGTGCCGGAGCGTGTCGTTGACGCCGACGACGACCGAGGCGATGTCGGGCGCGAAGGCGAGGACCTCGGGCGTCTGGGCGTCGTGCACATCGCGCGTGAGGGCGCCGCTGACGGCGAAGTTCCGGAACTCCGCCGGTCTGCCGGCCTCCCCGAGGCCCTGCGCGAGCAGCGCGGCCCAGCCGCGCCAGGCCCCGTCGACCCGGTCGCCGACACCCTCGGTGAGGGAGTCGCCGAGCGCGGCGAAACGCGGGGGGCGGGGACGGGCGGCGACGGGGGCGGTGCGGGTGCCGCGCTCCAGGGCCGGTGCGCCCGGCGCGGGCACGGGCACGGCCACTGCCGGGGAGGGAGCCGGGGCCGGGGCCTGCGCGACGGCGAGCGCCGGCACCCGGTCGGACGGGAGCGTGGCAGGGCGGGGCGCTGCGTCGGCCGCGGTTCCGGCGGGTGCCGCCGACGCGACGCCCACGGGGCGCGGGGACGGGACGGTCGCGACGAGAGGGCACGCACCGCCGGTGGCCCCGGACGCGACGCCCGTACGACCGGACGCGGCCTGCGCCCCGGATGAACCGGATGAACCGGATGAACCAGCGAGGCCCGCACCGCCGGCCCGGCCGGGGGCGCTGGAAGGCGTGCCTACCGAGGCCACGGCGCCGAGCTGCACGGACGGGGCCTCGCCGGATGTCCCAGCACTCCCGGACGCCCCGGTAGTCCCGGCCGTCCCGGGCGAGAGCGTTCCTGCCGTGGCGACAGCGTCGAACAGCGCGCCACGGACGGCTCCGACAGCCGGCACAGCGCCGAGCCGCGCGTACGCGGCCTCACCGGACGTCCCAGCACTCCCGGGCGTCCCGGCCGTCCCGGACGTCCCGGGCGTCCCGGCCGTCCCGGACGTCCCGGACGTCCCGGACGAGAGCGTTCCTGCCGTGCCGGGCAAGGGCGTCCCTGCCGTGCCGACGGCGTCAAACAACGCGCCACGGACGGCTCCGACAGCCGGCACAGCGCCGAGCCGCGCGGACGCGACCTCACCGGCCGTCCCAGCTGTCCTGACCGTCCCGGTAGTCCCGGTCGTCCCGGGCGTCCCGGGCGTCCCGGGCGAGAGCGTTCCTGCCGTGGCGACGGCGTCGAACAGCGCGCCGCGGACGGCTCCGACAGCCGGCACGGCGCCCGTGCGGTCGCCGCCCGGAGCCATGCCCGCTCGGGCCACCACTGCCGACGGGACGCGGCGCTCGGCCGGCGCGGGCTCGGCGCCGACGCGATCGGTCGGTGCTGCCGGCGCGGGCACACCGTGCGCTGCCTGGATCGGCTCGCTGCGCGCTCCGGGCGTCAGCTCGGCCGGCGGGCTCAGGTCCGTGCTCATGCCGCGACCTCCGGGTGACCGGCTATACGGGCGGGGGCGTCGTGGGCGGAGAGGAACGCGGTGACCGCGCTGTCCCAGCTGTAGAGCTCCGCGCGGGCGCGGGCGGCCTTGCGCCGGGCGGCTTCGGGGCGGGCCAGCAGTTCGCGGATCGCCTCCGCGAACGCCTCCGGCGTGTCGACGGCGGCGGCTCCCGCGTCGCCGATGACCTCGGGAAGGGCGGAGGAGGCGCTGGAGACCACCGGCGTCCCGCAGGCAAGGGCCTCCAGCGCGGACAGCCCGAAGGTCTCCGCGGGCCCGGGCGCCAGGCAGATGTCGGCCGATGCCTGGAGGTCCGCGAGGGCCTCGCGGTCGGCGACGTGCCCGAGGAAGTGGACCGGCAGCCGGGCGTCCTGGGCGCGCCGGGCCAGTCCGCTGCGCAGCGGGCCCTCCCCGGCCACGGCAAGCGCCGCGCGGACACCGCGCCTGCGCAGTGCGGCCAGCGCGTCGAGCGCCATGCCCGGGCGCTTCTCGACGGACAGCCGGGAGCACATCACGAGCAGCACCTCGGCACCTTCCGCGTACCGGGCGCGCAGCACCTTGCTGCGCCGGCCGGGACGGCAGCGCTCCAGTTCCACCCCGAGCGGCGCGCGCACCACGTTCCCGGCGCCGATGCGGACGAACTCCCGCTCCGCGAACTCCGTCGTGCACACGATCCGCGAGTACGACCAGGCGCTGCGCCGGTTGAGCCGGTCGGCGGCGCGTTCGGCGAACGCCTCGGGCACGCCCCAGGTGCGCAGCACACCGTCGGCCGTCTCGTGGGAGACCATCACCGAGGGGATGCGGCGGCGGCGCGCCCATTCGCCCGTCCAGCGCAGCGTGGTGCGGTCGGAGACCTCCAGCCGGTCGGGGGCGAGCTCCTCCAGGATGCCGCGCAGCCGGGTCCGGTTGGCGAGGACGCGGTACCCGCCGGTGCCGGGCAGGACGGGCCCGGGGAGGGTGATGACCCGTCCCTGGTCGGTCATCATGTCGCTCTCCACGTCGCCCGGTACGACGAGCACCGGGTCGTGTCCTGCCGCCAGATAGCCGCGGCCCAGCTCCCTGAGGGCCGTGCGCAGACCGCCGGAGGCGGGCGTGACGAAGTTCGCGAGGCGTACGATCCGCAGCCCGGCGGTGCCGTGGGCCGCGCCGGTGCCGGTCATGCCGCCACCGCCGTGCGCTCCCGCAGCACCTCCGCGTAGTGGTCGAGGAGCTGGTCGCCGACGGCGGCCCAGGTGCGGCCCTCGACCATGGCACGGCCGGCCCGCCCGTACGCCTCCCGGCGCGCCGGGTCGGCGACGAGGGCCGCCACCGCCTGCGTGACCGCCGCGGTGTCGCGGGCCGGGACGAGGAGTCCCGTACGGCCGTGGTCGACGAGGTCCAGCGGACCGCCGGCGGCCGGGGCGATGACGGGCACTCCGCTGGCCATGGCCTCCTGCACGGTCTGGCAGAAGGTCTCGTAGGGGCCCGTGTGCGCGAAGACGTCGAGCGAGGCGAAGATCCGCGCGAGGTCGTCGCCGGTGCGGCGGCCCATGAACACGGCTCCGGGGAGCGCCTCGCGCAGCGAGGGACTGCTGGGCCCGTCGCCGACGACCACGACCTTGACGCCGGGCAGTCCGCAGGCGCCGGAGAGCAGCTCGACGCACTTCTCGGGCGCGAGGCGGCCGACGTAGCCGACGATCGTCTCGCCGTTCGGGGCGAGTTCGCGGCGCAGCGTCTCGTCCCGCAGCTCGGGCCGGAAGCGGACGGTGTCCACGCCGCGCGGCCACAGCCGCACGCGCGGGATGCCGTGCTCCTCCAGGTCGCGCAGGGCCGCGGTGGAGGGCGCGAGGGTCCGGTCGGCCGCGGTGTGGACGGTGCGGATGCGTCGCCACGCCGTGGCCTCGCCCGCGCCCATGTACGTACGGGCGTAGCCGGCGAGGTCGGTCTGGTAGACGGCGACGGCGGGCAGCCCGAGCTTCGCCGCCGCCGTCATGCCGCGCACCCCGAGCACGAAGGGGCTGGCGAGATGGACGACATCGGCCCGGTGCGCGGCGAGCGCGGCGGCCAGCCGCCGGCTGGGCAGGGCCACACGGACCTGCGGATAGCCGGGCAGCGGGATGGACGGCACGCGGACCACCGGGCAGGGCGCTTCGTTGTCGGGCCCATGCCCGGCGACGGCCGGGGCGATGACGAGTGGATCATGACCGCGGTCGGCGAGATGCCGGGCGGTCTGCAGGGCGCAGTGCGCCACACCATTGACGTCTGGCGGGAAGGATTCGGTGACAATGACGACACGCATAGGGGAGTTGTCGTCTCGCCGGGGGTGGTGCGGCCAACGTGGATCTTTCCGCACGGGGAACGTCCTATGAGCGTTTGTCCCACGGCACCCCTTGGGGGGTCCTTCCCGGCTCGGACCTGCCCCGTGATGTCCCACCCTGCCCGTTTCGGCCATGCACTGACGGCGTTTCGGCCAACGCCTGGCTGAGTCTCGGCGGGGCGCAGTGAACCTGCACGACGGGACACGCCGAGCGGCACGCCCTGACCGCCGGACGAGCCGGACGAACGGGTGCAGAGCGGCCAGTGGCAGAGCGGTCAGCGGCGGAGCGATCAGAAAGCCATCAGAAGCGGATCGGTCGGGGAGCAGAGCGGTCAGATCGTCGGGGCGTCCGGACCGATGCGGCTGCGCACCGCCGTCTGCACCTCGTCCTCCTCGGCCGGGTCGGCCGCGAGCCTGCGCAACCGCTCGGCCACGCGCGCGTCACCCGTCTCCGCGTGCAGCGCCGCGACTTCCCTCGTGGTCTCCTCGCAGTCCCACAGGCACTCGACGGCGAAGCCGGTCGCGAAGGAGGGATCGGTCGCGGCGAGAGCGCGCGCCGTGCGGCCGCGCAGCTGGGAGGAGGTGGTCTCGCGGTAGATGTGCCGCAGCACGGGAGCCGCGCACTGGATGCCGAGCCGGCCCGTGCCGTCGACGAGGGTCCAGAGCAGCGGGGCGTCGGGCCCATCCGCCCGTACGGTCTCGCGGAGGGCGCCGAGCACCAGCTCGGCGTCCTGGGCGCCACCCCGGCAGGCCAGCACCCCGGCGGCCGAGGCGCCGAGCGCGTCGGGCCGGTGGACCCAGCTGCGCGCCCGGTCGACGGCGGGCTCGCCGCACATCCGCTCGAAGGCCGCCACGGCGGCCTCGGCGACCGTGCGCGAGCCGTCGAGCGCCGCCGCCTCGATGAGGTCGAGCACAGCGGGATCCCGTGACTCGGCCAGATAGTGCAGGGCGGCGCAGCGTGCGCCGTCCGGTCCCCCGCGCGCGGCCTCGAGGATCAGGGGGCGGTCGTCGGGACCGGCGACCGCGGTGAGACACCGGGCGGCCGGGACGTGCAGCACGCTGCCGCGTTCGAGCCCCTGCTGGGCCCATTCGAAGACCGCCCGGACGCTCCAGCCCGGCTGCGGCCCGCTCGGCCGCAGCTGGCGCTGCCAGCGGTCGAAGGAGCCGCGCTCCCGCGCGGCCCGCACCCGTGCGCCGACCGCTTCCCGCTGGTCGTCGGCCCACAGCCGCCACGGCCGCGGTTCGAAGGCGTCCCGTACGGCGACGGCGAGCTCGGCGTCGCCCTCCGGGGTCGCGGGGAAGCGGGCCAGTACGGGGGCGGCGAGGGAACGCAGCCCCTGGTCGTCGTCGCGCAGGGCCAGCTCGTCGAGGGCCCAGGCCCAGTTGGATCCGGTCGCCGCGTACCGCCTGAGCAGGGCGAGGGCGTCGTCGCGCCCGTACGCGGCGAGATGGCCCAGCACCGCGAGGGCCAGGCCGGTCCTGGACTCGTCGGTCCCGATGTGGTCCTCGGCCGAGAAGAGGTGGGCCTCGACCTCGTCGAGTCCCCCGTGGAGGTCCAGATAGAGGCGTGCGTAGTACAGGGACCGGTTCTCCACCTGCCAGTCGTGGCGGGGGTCGCTGAGCACGCAGTGGTTGAGGGCCGCGAGGGCCTCGGCACGGGGCGCGGCGAGCGCGTGCAGCGTGCCGTCGCCGCGGCCCCTCTGCAGCAGGCCGAGCAGGGTGCCGCTCGGCGCTATGACTGGTTCGAACATGGAAAGTGCCTCACATCAAGCTGTCGACGCAACCGGGGGTGTGTTCGCCTAGGCCGCGCGGCAACATGATCGGCTGCCCGTCGTCTTCCGCTTGATGTAGACCATTTCCCTCTGCCTCTCGTCGGTGGCCCCTTGCGGGCCCGACGCCATGATGACCCAGCCGCTTTCATCCCCGCGACCACATTTACGGCGCCGCCCTCACCTGGGGTTCAACACCCGTTCACCGGGCGGAGAACAGCTCCAGGAGATCCGTCTTCCCAAACATCCGCGCGGTATCCACGGCGGACGGAGTTCCCGCCCCCGGGTCGGCTCCGCCGTCGAGCAGGGCGCGGACGACAGTGTCCTCGCCCTTGAAGACGGCCCCCGCGAGCGGCGTCTGGCCGCGGTCGTTGGCCCGGTCCACGTCGGCGCCGCGCGCGAGCAGGGCCGTCACCGCGGCCGCGTGCCCGTGGTACGCGGCGAGCATGACGAGCGAGTCGCCCTTGTCGTTGGTCAGGTTCGCCGGTACCCCCGCGTCCACATACGCGGCGAGCGCCTCGGCATCGCCCTGACGCGCCAGATCGAAGATCCTGGTCGCAAGCTCGATCACCTCGGGATCGGGGTTCTCGCTCATCAGGGGGACCGCCTTTCACTGCGTTGACCTGGGACGTAGGGGTGAATCGACAGCGTACTGCGCGCCGGGCCACAGGACCGTGCCCGTCCACGGCGAAGATCAACACGCCCCGGGCAACCATCCGGCGTACGCCATTCGAGTGAAAAAGCTAGATATTCACCCATTTGCACCTTTTATCGCATAGATACTTCCTGTGAGGCTGGAAGAACTCATGGTGACTGTCCCCCTCAACCAGGAGAACACCTCATGATCCTGTCCATGTCAGGCGTCGTGCTGCTGGGAATCATCGTCTTCCTCTTCTTCAAGAAGGACGGGCTCAAGGCGTCGCACGCGCTGATCTCGGCACTCTTCGGCTTCTACCTCGCAGGTACGGCCATCGCCCCGAGCATCACGGCCGGCGGCGCCAGCCTCGCGAGCCTCCTGGGCGGGATCAAGTTCTGACCCCCGCGTCACCCGTCGACCACAACAAGTCAAGGAGCAGGAGAACCTCGTGGCCCGGCGACCACTCCCCCGCATTCCGCTCAGCGGCACCGACCGGATCGCGCGCAGCCGCGAGTTCGCGCGGACGGCCGCCGACAGCGCCACCGACGTCCTCCACCCGCTCATCACGATCAGCCGCGGACTGCGGCTGCTGGCCGCCGCCGGACTGCGCAAATGGGCCGACACGCCGAAGGACCGGCGCGGCCCCGCCCTGTTCCTGGCGGCGGCCTGCGCGCTGGCGGTCGCCCTCGTCCCGTACGGACCGCTGCTCGGCCTGATCACGGTCATGGGCGTGGCGGGCTGGAAGGGACGTGAGCGCACGCCCGTACGGACCGAGCCCGACGAGGCGGCACTGACGCGCGTCAAGGCACTCTACGAGGCGCTCGTGCCGTACTTCTCCGTACCGGAGGACCCGAGCCCACTCTTCGCCCACGGCGGCGAGTGGGCGAAGGCGTTCAGCGACCACCAGTTCGACGACGCGGGCCGGGTGACCCGGCTGCGGGTGCGCTACCCGGCGTACTTCACCGACGGCGAGCAGCAAGCACGGGCCCGGATCGAGCAGTTGCTGCACGCCAAGTCGGGGCGCGGCCGCGAATACCGCTTCGACTGGGACGAGGAGAGCAACCAGCTCCTGATGAGCGTGCTCCCGGCGCTCCCCACCACCATCACCGCCCAGCACTTCGTCGCCGCTCCCGGCGAGACCGTGCTGGGCTTCACCGACCCCGGCGCCGTGCCGCGGACCGTGCCCGTCGTCGTCGACGGCGGCGACACCAAGGACGAGACCCCCGTCGTGTGGCGCACCGGACCACGCTCGACGGAGCCCCACCTGCTGGCCGTGGGCCACCCCGGCAGCGGCACGACGACGCTCCTGCGCTCGATCGCCCTCCAGGCCCTGCCGCACGGCGACGTCCTGATCGTCGAGGGCAGCGGGACCGGGGAGTACGCCTGCCTCACGGGGCGGCCGGGCGTCCTCGGCGTCGAATGCGGGCTGGCGGGGGCGCTGGCGAGCCTGGAGTGGGCGGCGCACGAGACCGAGCGCCGGCTCATCGCCGCGAACCGGGCGCGGCAGGCGGGGCATCCCGCGCCCGACGACACCAAGCGTCCCCTGTGGATCCTCGTCGACCGCCCGAGTGTGTTCAGCCACCTGGCGGCCGCCGACGGACGGCCCGATCCGCAGCAGCTCCTCCAGGTGCCGCTGCGGCACGGGCGGGCGGCGTCGGTGACGGTCGCGGTGGCGGACCAGTTCGACAGCCTGGAGTTCCTGTCCGAGACGGTACGGACGCACACGCGTGCCCGGGTCGTCCTCGGCCCCACGACGCTCGACCAGGTCGAGACCGTGCTCGGCGTCCCGCCGCACACGACCCCCACAGCCGACGTGCCTCCGGGCCGCGGGTACGCGCGCCTCGGCACCGGCGGAGTGCTCCGGCTCCAGGTCCCGGTGACACCGGACCCCTACGACGACGCGACGGCCGAGCCCCACCGCCAGGCGGTCCTGGCCCTCCTCCCGGACCGCCCCACCCCGGACGCGCCCCCCGTCCCCGAACCGGCCACGGCCCCGCCCCCGGAGCCGGCTCCGGACCCGGTCCCGGCCCCCCAGCCCCGCGCGACGACGACCCCCGTCCCCGCGGAGGGCTGACGCCCTCGCCACCCACGGTCCCCTGCGGATTCGCCCCGGGGGGACCCCGCCGTCTCCGGCCGCAGACCGGTGGGTGGCGCGCCCGGCCTCCGGCCGGACTCCTCCCGTGGGCGGTTGCGCGCCGTCGGCGAGAGCGGCCTGGTGCGCGTGACGCGCCTACAGAGACCGGTGCGGGCTGGGAAGTCCCCGCACTTCCACGGGTGACTTCGGGCCGGTGGTGGCAGACGGCCTGCACCGGAGGGACGACCGGTACCGGAAACGCCCGGCCCGGCAAGGGGCCGTGCAGGGTCGGCCCCGCAGGGGACGGCGGCAAACACCGGGTGCGCAATTGGGCGGGCCTGTATGCCGCCGACCCCGAGGAGTCGAGCCCGGAGGGGCCCCGCAACCCGCACCCACCACACCGGGCACGCCCGCCGCACCCCGCAACCCCGGCACCGGACGCACCCCCGATGCCGGACGCACCCCACACACCGGGCACGCCCAACGCGCACCCGGCCCGGGGCAGGCAGGCCAGGCAGGGCGGGGCCCCCAGGGGCCGACGGGGGCATCCCCCGTCACGGAGAAACGCTCAGGCCACGAACGTACGCGGCGCCTCCGTCCCCGTCGTCGCCCCCGTTCGCACCAGCCGTGCCGCCGCCGCCAGCCGTGCCGCCGCCTCGTCGGCGACCGGGCCGCCGACCGTGAAGGGGAGGCGGACGTAGCCCTCGAACGCGCCGTCCACGCCGAAGCGCGGACCCGACGGCACCCGCACGCCGACCCGTTCGCCGACCTCGGCCAGGCGGGAGCCGGAGAGGCCACCCGCGCGGACCCACAGGGTCAGCCCTCCGTCGGGCACGGCGAACTCCCAGTCCGGCAGTTCCCTGTGCACCGCCGCGACCAGCGCGTCCCGGTTCGCCCGCGCCTGGGCACGGCGGATCACCACCGCCTCGCCCCAGCCTCCGGTCTGCATCAGCCAGTTGACCCCGAGCTGTTCCAGCACGGGCGTGCCCAGGTCGGCATAGGCACGCGCCGCGACGAGCGACCGGATGACGTCGGGTGCCGCCCGGACCCAGCCGATCCGCATGCCCGCCCAGAACGCCTTGCTGGCCGAGCCGACGGTGAGGACCGTGGCACCCGCCGGGTCGAACGCGCACACCGGCCGGGGCAGCTCCAGGCCGGGTTCGAGGCACAGCTCGGACATCGTCTCGTCCACGACGAGCACCGTCCCTGCGGACCGCGCGGACTCCACGAGCCGGCGCCGCTGGTCCTCGTCGGCCAGCGCCCCGGTGGGGTTGTGGAAGTCGGCGACGACATAGGCGAGTCGGGGCGCCGCGTCGCGCAGCACCTGGCGCCAGCGGGGCAGGTCCCAGCCGCCCAGCCCCTCGGCCATGGCCACGGGCACCAGCCGTGCCCCGGCCTCCCGCATGAGCTGGAGGATGTTCGCGTACGAGGGGGACTCGACGGCGATGCGTTCGCCGCGGCCGGCGAACAGATGGCAGATCGCGTCGATCGCACCCATCGCGCCGGTGGTCACCATGATCTGCTCGGGCATGGTGGGGATGCCGCGCTCCGTGTACCGCTCCGCGAGCGTCCGGCGCAGCGCGGGCAGGCCGGCCGGGTAGTCGCCGTGGGTGTGCGCGTACGGCGGCAGCTCCTCCAACGCGCCCTGGATGCTGCGGGTCAGCCAGGGCTCGGGGGCGGGCAGGGCGGCGCAGCCCAGGTCGATCATCGAGCCGAGGGACTCGGGCGGCAGCGGCTCCAGCCCGCGCGCCGGCACCGGATTGCCGGCCGGTACGGCGGTCCAGCTGCCGGCGCCCCTGCGGGATTCGAGGAACCCTTCGGCGCGGAGCGCCTCGTACGCCGCCGCGACCGTCGTCCGGCTCACGGCGAGGGCCACCGCGAGTTCGCGCTCGGCGGGCAGCCGGGCCGCGACGGGCACACGGCCTTCGAGGACGAGCAGCCGGATGCCGTCGGCGAGTGCCCGGTAGGCGGGCGGCTTGCGGGTGCCGGGGCCCGCCGGGCGGGGCTGCTGGGCGTTGAGCTGGCGGGCGAGCTGGCCCGCACCGACCGCCGAAGTCCACTGCGCCATGGAAGTCAGTCCACCTTCCTTGAATTGGCCATGGTTGGGTTCCATTTACCAGCCACAGAGTGTCATGCGTCAGTCCACTCTCACCACTGGGGGCCAGAACCTTGTCCATTCCCTCCGCCCGGAACCGGCACCCCCGCCCGGCCGGCCAGCCGGTCGACTCCACAGCCGACCAGCCGGCCGGCCGCCCGCTCACCCGCCGGCTTCCCCGCCGGCTGGTCCAGCTCTACGCCGGTCTTGCGCTGTACGGCGTGAGCTCCGCCCTCCTCGTCCGGGCCGGTCTCGGCCTTGAGCCGTGGGGCGTGCTGCACCAGGGCCTCGCGGAGCGGACCGGACTGACCATCGGCGTCGTCACGATCATCGTCGGCGCCGCCGTGCTGCTCCTGTGGATCCCGATCCGCCAGAAGCCGGGCCTCGGCACGGTCTCCAACGTCTTCGTCATCGGCGTCGCGATGGACGGCACGCTCGCCGTCGCCCCCGATGTGAACGGCTTGGCCGCCCAGATCCCGGTGATGATCGCCGGGATCGTCCTCAACGGGGCCGCCACCGGCCTCTACATCTCCGCCCGCTTCGGCCCGGGCCCGCGCGACGGCCTGATGACGGGGCTGCACCGGCTGACGGGCCGCTCGATCCGGCTGGTCCGCACCGCCATCGAGATCGCGGTCGTCGCCACCGGCTTCCTGCTCGGCGGCTCGGTCGGCGCCGGCACCGTGGCCTACGCGCTGGCCATCGGCCCGCTCGCCCAGCTCTTCCTGCGTGTTTTCGCCATCCCGTCTGCGGGCGAAGGAAGCCGGGAGGTCGCCAAGTCGACACCGGAGCAGGCCATACTGCCCGGGTGACTCGCGTACCGCACCCCCGGCATCCGTATCTCGACCACGCCTCCCCGATACCGTTCGCGCACCGCGGCGGCACGGCGGACGGGCTGGAGAACACGGCCGCCGCCTTCCGCCGCGCCGCGGCGACCGGCTACCGCTACTTCGAGACCGATGTGCACACCACCGCCGACGGGAAGCTGGTCGCCTTCCACGACCCGACCCTGGACCGTGTGACGGACTCCCACGGCCGGATCACGGACCTGCCGTGGAGCGAGGTGAGCCGGGCCCGGGTCGCGGGCAAGGAGCCGCTGCCGCTCTTCGAGGACCTCCTCGAGGAGTTCCCCGAGGCGCGCTGGAACGTCGACATCAAGGCGGAGGGCGCGCTGGCGCCGCTCGTGGACCTGGTGCGGCGGACGGCGGCCTGGGACCGGGTCTGCGTCGGCTCGTTCTCGGAGAGCCGGGTCTCCCGTGCGCACCGCCTCGCGGGCCCGCGCCTCGCGACCTCGTACGGTGTGCGCGGCGTGCTGGGGCTGCGGCTGCGCTCCCTGGGCATCCCGGCGGCGGTGCGCGTGGGCGCGGTCTGCGCGCAGGTGCCCGAGTCGCAGAACGGCATCAAGGTCGTGGACCGGCGTTTCGTCCGGGAGGCCCACGCACGCGGGCTCCAGGTGCACGTGTGGACGGTGAACGACGCGGATCGGATGGCCGCCCTCCTGGACCTCGGAGTGGATGGCATCATGACCGATCATCTGGAGACGCTGCGCAC from Streptomyces sp. FIT100 includes these protein-coding regions:
- a CDS encoding SGNH/GDSL hydrolase family protein; this encodes MERGTRTAPVAARPRPPRFAALGDSLTEGVGDRVDGAWRGWAALLAQGLGEAGRPAEFRNFAVSGALTRDVHDAQTPEVLAFAPDIASVVVGVNDTLRHTFDIHDIAVRLNKVCAALSESGTRLLTACLPDPGTMLALPGPLARPLARRQRGVNAVVHALSERYGAIHLHIADAAWVEDRSMWSADRLHPGERGHRMIARRFHELLAAEGLALGVPPGAEPEQPTPSRVAKAAWLATAGTAWVARRCTDLLPQLIALAGSEVRHWARGTSARLDHVAENALSSALASLSLDVPLARMGE
- a CDS encoding glycosyltransferase, coding for MTGTGAAHGTAGLRIVRLANFVTPASGGLRTALRELGRGYLAAGHDPVLVVPGDVESDMMTDQGRVITLPGPVLPGTGGYRVLANRTRLRGILEELAPDRLEVSDRTTLRWTGEWARRRRIPSVMVSHETADGVLRTWGVPEAFAERAADRLNRRSAWSYSRIVCTTEFAEREFVRIGAGNVVRAPLGVELERCRPGRRSKVLRARYAEGAEVLLVMCSRLSVEKRPGMALDALAALRRRGVRAALAVAGEGPLRSGLARRAQDARLPVHFLGHVADREALADLQASADICLAPGPAETFGLSALEALACGTPVVSSASSALPEVIGDAGAAAVDTPEAFAEAIRELLARPEAARRKAARARAELYSWDSAVTAFLSAHDAPARIAGHPEVAA
- a CDS encoding glycosyltransferase family 1 protein, translated to MRVVIVTESFPPDVNGVAHCALQTARHLADRGHDPLVIAPAVAGHGPDNEAPCPVVRVPSIPLPGYPQVRVALPSRRLAAALAAHRADVVHLASPFVLGVRGMTAAAKLGLPAVAVYQTDLAGYARTYMGAGEATAWRRIRTVHTAADRTLAPSTAALRDLEEHGIPRVRLWPRGVDTVRFRPELRDETLRRELAPNGETIVGYVGRLAPEKCVELLSGACGLPGVKVVVVGDGPSSPSLREALPGAVFMGRRTGDDLARIFASLDVFAHTGPYETFCQTVQEAMASGVPVIAPAAGGPLDLVDHGRTGLLVPARDTAAVTQAVAALVADPARREAYGRAGRAMVEGRTWAAVGDQLLDHYAEVLRERTAVAA
- a CDS encoding HEAT repeat domain-containing protein → MFEPVIAPSGTLLGLLQRGRGDGTLHALAAPRAEALAALNHCVLSDPRHDWQVENRSLYYARLYLDLHGGLDEVEAHLFSAEDHIGTDESRTGLALAVLGHLAAYGRDDALALLRRYAATGSNWAWALDELALRDDDQGLRSLAAPVLARFPATPEGDAELAVAVRDAFEPRPWRLWADDQREAVGARVRAARERGSFDRWQRQLRPSGPQPGWSVRAVFEWAQQGLERGSVLHVPAARCLTAVAGPDDRPLILEAARGGPDGARCAALHYLAESRDPAVLDLIEAAALDGSRTVAEAAVAAFERMCGEPAVDRARSWVHRPDALGASAAGVLACRGGAQDAELVLGALRETVRADGPDAPLLWTLVDGTGRLGIQCAAPVLRHIYRETTSSQLRGRTARALAATDPSFATGFAVECLWDCEETTREVAALHAETGDARVAERLRRLAADPAEEDEVQTAVRSRIGPDAPTI
- a CDS encoding ankyrin repeat domain-containing protein; the encoded protein is MSENPDPEVIELATRIFDLARQGDAEALAAYVDAGVPANLTNDKGDSLVMLAAYHGHAAAVTALLARGADVDRANDRGQTPLAGAVFKGEDTVVRALLDGGADPGAGTPSAVDTARMFGKTDLLELFSAR
- a CDS encoding PLP-dependent aminotransferase family protein; the encoded protein is MAQWTSAVGAGQLARQLNAQQPRPAGPGTRKPPAYRALADGIRLLVLEGRVPVAARLPAERELAVALAVSRTTVAAAYEALRAEGFLESRRGAGSWTAVPAGNPVPARGLEPLPPESLGSMIDLGCAALPAPEPWLTRSIQGALEELPPYAHTHGDYPAGLPALRRTLAERYTERGIPTMPEQIMVTTGAMGAIDAICHLFAGRGERIAVESPSYANILQLMREAGARLVPVAMAEGLGGWDLPRWRQVLRDAAPRLAYVVADFHNPTGALADEDQRRRLVESARSAGTVLVVDETMSELCLEPGLELPRPVCAFDPAGATVLTVGSASKAFWAGMRIGWVRAAPDVIRSLVAARAYADLGTPVLEQLGVNWLMQTGGWGEAVVIRRAQARANRDALVAAVHRELPDWEFAVPDGGLTLWVRAGGLSGSRLAEVGERVGVRVPSGPRFGVDGAFEGYVRLPFTVGGPVADEAAARLAAAARLVRTGATTGTEAPRTFVA
- a CDS encoding YitT family protein, with the protein product MVQLYAGLALYGVSSALLVRAGLGLEPWGVLHQGLAERTGLTIGVVTIIVGAAVLLLWIPIRQKPGLGTVSNVFVIGVAMDGTLAVAPDVNGLAAQIPVMIAGIVLNGAATGLYISARFGPGPRDGLMTGLHRLTGRSIRLVRTAIEIAVVATGFLLGGSVGAGTVAYALAIGPLAQLFLRVFAIPSAGEGSREVAKSTPEQAILPG
- a CDS encoding glycerophosphodiester phosphodiesterase; its protein translation is MTRVPHPRHPYLDHASPIPFAHRGGTADGLENTAAAFRRAAATGYRYFETDVHTTADGKLVAFHDPTLDRVTDSHGRITDLPWSEVSRARVAGKEPLPLFEDLLEEFPEARWNVDIKAEGALAPLVDLVRRTAAWDRVCVGSFSESRVSRAHRLAGPRLATSYGVRGVLGLRLRSLGIPAAVRVGAVCAQVPESQNGIKVVDRRFVREAHARGLQVHVWTVNDADRMAALLDLGVDGIMTDHLETLRTVLTDRGVWF